One region of Cydia pomonella isolate Wapato2018A chromosome 25, ilCydPomo1, whole genome shotgun sequence genomic DNA includes:
- the LOC133531646 gene encoding xanthine dehydrogenase-like, whose amino-acid sequence MNQSDLGLPEFLTANIVGRVMTQIKLPPLSRHHDVVTYKIPAKEQNAHAEVNGAFLFRFDPKSHKVLKASIVYGGINPTFTHAYNTEQFLIGRNLFTNETLQGALHCLEKEVDPNFNPPEPKPHFRKKVALGLFYKAVIKLCPREILSPKYSSGATTAYEDRPPVSRSYQEYDTNRADYPITQPLLKKEGLIQCAGEAKYADDIPRISDEVFASFVVSTIARGEIEDIHYANVLKIEGVIAVYTSKDIPGVNSIVRGDFQLMFENEELFASDKIYYYNQPVALVVAETQVIADKAACLVTVKYKKISKKKIIFTIQDAIDAPPLENRLITYEGITPSDRGVNVQRIIKGSFYSPRQYHHMMELHATVTSPVDNGYEIDCSTQWIDVTQAAIAQLLNIPNTLVRVRTRRCGGAFGCKIARNMFAACGTALVAYKLNRPCRITMRMPDIMRITGKRPDSRLDYEVSCFLNNYNIIRNVSHNLKKTLRLKGPGSPKAYTGCERISFWQKNHFWY is encoded by the exons ATGAATCAATCGGATCTGGGCCTGCCTGAGTTTTTGACTGCAAATATAGTGGGCAGAGTCATGACGCAGATTAAACTGCCTCCCTTATCCAGACATCATGACGTAGTGACTTACAAG ATACCAGCAAAAGAACAAAATGCGCATGCTGAAGTGAACGGGGCGTTTCTTTTCAGATTTGATCCTAAATCTCATAAAGTGCTTAAAGCATCAATTGTATACGGAGGAATAAACCCCACGTTCACTCATGCTTATAACACAGAACAGTTTCTGATTGGACGAAACCTTTTCACAAATGAGACGTTGCAAGGTGCCCTGCATTGCTTGGAGAAGGAAGTTGATCCAAATTTTAATCCGCCGGAACCTAAGCCGCATTTTAGGAAGAAAGTTGCTTTAGGATTATTTTATAAG GCCGTCATCAAACTGTGTCCACGCGAAATCCTCAGTCCAAAATACTCATCGGGCGCCACAACCGCCTACGAAGACCGGCCTCCCGTGAGCCGCAGTTACCAGGAGTACGACACCAACAGAGCCGACTATCCCATCACTCAGCCGCTGCTGAAGAAAGAGGGCCTGATCCAGTGTGCGGGCGAGGCCAAGTACGCGGACGATATTCCTAGAATATCAGATGAAGTATTCGCTTCATTCGTTGTGTCTACAATTGCGCGAGGTGAAATAGAGGATATTCATTACGCCAATGTCCTT aaaattgaAGGCGTCATTGCGGTTTACACGTCTAAAGATATTCCGGGAGTGAACAGCATCGTGCGAGGAGACTTCCAACTGATGTTCGAAAACGAAGAACTATTCGCAAGCGATAAAATATACTATTATAACCAGCCCGTCGCTCTAGTCGTGGCCGAAACCCAAGTCATAGCAGATAAAGCAGCGTGTCTTGTTACTGTGAAGTATAAGaaaatttcaaagaaaaaaataattttcacaatACAAGACGCTATTGACGCGCCGCCCTTGGAAAATAGACTAATAACCTACGAAGGGATTACTCCATCAGATAGAGGAGTCAACGTGCAAAGAATAATAAAGGGTTCCTTCTACTCTCCAAGGCAATATCATCATATGATGGAATTGCATGCGACTGTCACGAGCCCAGTGGACAATGGCTATGAAATAGATTGCTCTACTCAGTGGATAGATGTCACGCAGGCAGCAATAGCGCAGCTACTGAATATTCCTAATACCTT AGTAAGAGTTCGCACAAGACGTTGCGGGGGTGCGTTTGGATGCAAGATCGCCAGAAATATGTTCGCTGCGTGTGGCACAGCCCTAGTCGCGTATAAACTGAACAGACCTTGCCGAATAACAATGCGCATGCCGGATATTATGCGCATCACAGGCAAAAGACCAGATAGCAGGCTTGATTATGAGGTAAGTTGCtttcttaataattataatataatcagGAACGTCTcacataacctaaaaaaaaCCTTGCGTCTGAAAGGTCCTGGCTCGCCGAAAGCATATACAGGATGCgaaagaataagtttttggcaaaagaatcatttttggtactag
- the LOC133531650 gene encoding xanthine dehydrogenase-like gives MSRNENENSYATDSMKNCYNPDRWKVDSFGPITDAPTNCFMRAPGGFEGIAAIEHIMEHIAKEIKRDPIEVRFNNYRLDDNQLPEIIPEFLKKSDFNKRLEYIKEFNAKNRWKKRGLRLNNMSFPTQYLGNYGALVSIYHGDGSVAVNIGGIEIGQGINTRIAQVAASELKVPVEKVSVLSAYDFATPNNFSTASSITTECCALSVIRCCQQLNARLAPFRALMPDATWEEVVFEADLRGVLLQANYETSPNDPRLQNYSIFGVAATEVEIDLLTGTKYIVRADIFEDAGRTINPALDVGQASIVSKRHYQYCIELQSLKIMVDIEYIHYFSY, from the exons ATGTCTAGAAACGAGAATGAAAACTCCTACGCTACGGATTCCATGAAAAATTGTTACAATCCTGATCGATGGAAGGTTGATTCCTTCGGTCCTATTACTGACGCTCCGACTAATTGTTTTATGAGAGCACCCG GTGGTTTTGAAGGTATTGCAGCTATTGAACATATTATGGAGCACATAGCTAAAGAAATAAAAAGAGACCCTATAGAGGTCCGTTTCAACAACTACCGACTTGATGACAACCAGCTACCGGAAATCATACCCGAATTTTTAAAGAAAAGCGATTTTAACAAGAGACTCGAATATATAAAGGAGTTCAATGCTAAAAACCGTTGGAAGAAACGAGGACTCAGGCTAAATAATATGTCTTTCCCTACACAATATCTCGGGAATTATGGAGCTTTAGTTTCTATTTACCACGGAGATGGAAGCGTAGCAGTAAATATAGGCGGCATCGAGATCGGCCAAGGCATTAATACTAGAATAGCGCAAGTAGCAGCTTCAGAGTTGAAGGTACCTGTCGAGAAGGTATCCGTTCTGTCGGCGTACGATTTCGCCACCCCAAACAATTTTTCTACAGCGTCGAGTATAACCACTGAATGTTGTGCTCTATCTGTGATAAGATGTTGCCAGCAACTCAACGCACGACTGGCTCCGTTCCGTGCACTCATGCCGGATGCTACCTGGGAAGAAGTAGTTTTCGAGGCTGATCTTCGAGGAGTGCTGCTGCAGGCGAACTACGAGACGAGTCCAAATGACCCTCGCTTGCAAAACTATTCTATATTCGGTGTCGCCGCAACGGAGGTGGAAATAGACTTGTTGACTGGCACGAAGTACATAGTTCGCGCGGATATATTCGAAGATGCAGGGCGCACTATTAATCCGGCTCTGGATGTTGGACAGGCAAGTATTGTATCCAAACGCCATTATCAATATTGCATTGAATTGCAATCATTAAAAATCATGGTTGACATtgaatacatacattatttctcttattag
- the LOC133531653 gene encoding xanthine dehydrogenase/oxidase-like isoform X2, which translates to MEDTIYNHDNGEIYTDRTWNYYIMGAKDIPNDFRVYLARNRPNPVGILGSKATGEPPLCLSHCVVDALRVAIDASRQDSGYDTEHFLNIDVPVTNESVVDASDVKISEFLLYEP; encoded by the exons ATGGAAGACACTATTTACAATCATGATAACGGAGAGATCTACACGGACAGAACGTGGAATTATTATATCATGGGCGCTAAAGACATTCCCAACGATTTCCGCGTGTATCTGGCTCGGAATAGGCCTAACCCCGTCGGTATATTGGGATCAAAAG CAACTGGAGAGCCTCCGCTCTGCTTGAGCCACTGCGTGGTGGATGCGCTACGCGTAGCGATAGACGCGTCTCGGCAGGACAGCGGGTACGACACGGAACATTTTCTCAATATTG ATGTTCCGGTTACTAATGAGAGCGTCGTCGATGCTTCGGATGTCAAAATTAGCGAGTTTCTGCTATATGAGCCTTAG
- the LOC133531653 gene encoding xanthine dehydrogenase/oxidase-like isoform X1, protein MEDTIYNHDNGEIYTDRTWNYYIMGAKDIPNDFRVYLARNRPNPVGILGSKATGEPPLCLSHCVVDALRVAIDASRQDSGYDTEHFLNIGKYLEILRYCAEAVACLTEAHGKKLLLSATD, encoded by the exons ATGGAAGACACTATTTACAATCATGATAACGGAGAGATCTACACGGACAGAACGTGGAATTATTATATCATGGGCGCTAAAGACATTCCCAACGATTTCCGCGTGTATCTGGCTCGGAATAGGCCTAACCCCGTCGGTATATTGGGATCAAAAG CAACTGGAGAGCCTCCGCTCTGCTTGAGCCACTGCGTGGTGGATGCGCTACGCGTAGCGATAGACGCGTCTCGGCAGGACAGCGGGTACGACACGGAACATTTTCTCAATATTGGTAAGTATTTGGAGATCCTTAGGTATTGTGCAGAAGCTGTAGCATGTTTAACTGAGGCACATGGTAAGAAATTATTATTGTCAGCTACTGATTGA
- the LOC133531648 gene encoding zinc finger protein ZFP2-like — translation MEFKDSCYCCLLRPPDKKLKMSYTCLGKTEIYAEMLKDCFEIQLTLLSDDECGICEVCVGRLRDASDFKLQVQRSQAQLRARLKGGLQVKEEVPSVKSEESDDGEAEPLILTKIEVEYTKPETKFTKKKQLAKEEIVSSDEALYASQPCPASSHREPSPTNSVEEAPALNPTGRADLQDYTCDTCRKQFAKKLNLINHMKVHNKGKIYSCEVCNSEFKRFKQLVVHKRVHKGEKPFSCEICNKRFRETSSLIVHNRIHTGEKPFSCHICNKSFTQKRGLLSHKLTHAADAAKAYTCSMCNKGFTQKGNLLAHVRVHTREKPFHCGICKKQFGQQSSLIHHMRTHVEGKLGRNYKYACKLCNKNFKSLFTFSCHERIHNGEKPYICEVCNKQFTRKDHLDRHKWLHSGVKQFCCEICGKQFTERSNLNAHKVIHSCSAPARRRRRRPKCSRRDAQSTQTTDDRASLSSDQLVRLVPTNQGAPPT, via the exons CTAACATTGTTAAGTGATGATGAGTGTGGCATCTGCGAGGTGTGCGTGGGGCGGCTGCGGGACGCGAGCGACTTCAAGCTGCAAGTGCAGCGCAGCCAGGCCCAGTTGCGGGCGCGGCTGAAGGGAGGTCTACAAGTGAAAG aagaAGTACCTTCCGTGAAATCAGAAGAGTCAGATGACGGAGAAGCCGAGCCACTCATAC TCACAAAGATAGAAGTAGAATACACTAAGCCAGAGACAAAATTCACTAAAAAGAAACAACTGGCAAAAGAAGAGATCGTCAGCAGCGATGAAGCGCTGTATGCGAGCCAGCCGTGTCCCGCGTCATCACACCGCGAGCCGAGCCCAACCAACAGTGTGGAGGAAGCGCCTGCTCTCAACCCCACTGGCCGCGCTGACCTACAAGACTACACCTGCGATACTTGCCGCAAACAGtttgcaaaaaaactaaatttaatcaaCCACATGAAAGTACATAACAAGGGCAAGATTTACTCGTGTGAAGTTTGTAACAGTGAGTTTAAACGTTTTAAGCAATTAGTCGTCCACAAACGTGTTCATAAAGGAGAAAAGCCTTTCAGCTGCGAAATATGTAACAAGCGATTTAGGGAGACGTCGTCTTTAATCGTTCATAACAGGATTCACACAGGGGAGAAACCTTTCAGTTGCCATATATGCAACAAaagttttacacaaaaaagagGTTTACTTAGTCATAAACTAACGCATGCGGCGGATGCGGCTAAGGCTTATACCTGTAGCATGTGTAACAAAGGATTTACACAAAAAGGAAACTTATTAGCGCATGTACGTGTGCATACTCGTGAAAAACCATTTCATTGTGGAATATGTAAAAAACAGTTTGGCCAACAATCTTCTCTTATTCATCACATGCGAACTCACGTGGAAGGGAAATTAGGAAGAAACTACAAGTACGCTTGCAAACTTTGCAACAAGAATTTTAAATCATTGTTCACATTTAGCTGCCACGAACGTATTCATAATGGCGAGAAACCTTATATATGTGAAGTATGCAACAAGCAATTTACCCGGAAGGATCACTTAGACAGGCATAAATGGCTCCACAGTGGGGTGAAACAGTTCTGTTGCGAAATTTGTGGAAAACAATTTACAGAGAGATCTAATTTAAATGCCCATAAAGTGATTCACTCGTGCTCtgcgccggcgcgccgccgtCGTCGACGACCGAAGTGCAGTCGGCGTGATGCGCAGTCGACACAAACTACCGATGATCGTGcgtctctatcatcagatcagctggtCCGCTTAGTACCAACCAATCAAGGCGCGCCGCCGACCTAA